Part of the Nicotiana sylvestris chromosome 2, ASM39365v2, whole genome shotgun sequence genome, agcttgcggtacagctctttcatttgagtcattttcatgaattgagtaagTTCGGATTatggcttattggtgcacggattgcacaaatcgtggctttagtctgtattgatgtgtcaatgtcaccagagtagttgtgttggattagatgagatcgtcgggatctttaatgactgcaaacgaatttgatttcagcatgttggaaggataatatcgaggatcaactcagaaatttgctatggtctttgccaaaggagaagtggcttcatgaatggttgatctgagaaaaacggttatggcttactgcgtgtttcatttatcattggcagtatatgaaagtgttggaatgagactctagttgataagaggtttcctatcgatattcgattgttgtgtgcagctgctgtgattagaagttatcgctgcaagcgtttgagttatgtggtatatcatgtaattgcactgaggttgcaggtatgggttagcatagcttgttcgggcttagtcAGAGTAgtgatgtgagattttgatcttgtgaaTGGTTTcaaaagtggaaatgtggttctaaggttcaaGGGCTAGGTTAGActgtgaaattttagttacattgtgttatcggacctatacgagatagggtaacgtgggatcacccccgggtatgttcatggtaaggttattcagcgattggttggcttttggaacaactctgggcacgttcgaggacgaacgtatgtttaagtgggggaggatgtaacaacttgacaggtcgttttgagcttttgcactttgctcgttggttctcgggcatgacttgccccatgtgatggattatgacttattcgttggttttggttttcagggtaattggaataaatttggaagaacagttcccagtttgaagcttgaaatatgaaaagtttgaccaatatttgacttgttagtatatgatctcggatcaaaaaatttatgatttggttagctccgttaggtgatttaggacttaggagcgtgatcggaatgcattttggaagtccattggaaggtttaggcttgaattggcgaaattgatattttggcgttttccggttgataggtgagattttgatataggggtcggaattgaattccagaagtttcagtagctctgttgtgtcatttgtgacgtgtgtacaaaatttcaggtcattcggacgtggttttgtcgggtttttgatcaaaagcataattcggaagattttggaattcttaggcttgaattccaTGCAAATTTGGTGTTGTAATGTTGtgttgagcgttctgaaggttggaacaagtttgaatgatgttatgggatatgttggcatgtttggttgaggtccaaagggcctcgggtgagtttcgggtggtcaatcagagcATTTCATGTTGTGAGAAATTGCAgaatttgttgttgttggtgttgcagatttttgaccttcgcgttcgcgatgcatgtcCAGCGTTCGCGAAGAGTTATGGTGCGAGGCTGTGAAGTtggccatcgcgttcgcgagaatggttccgcgatcgcgaaggtgtGAGGtctttggtcatcgcgttcgcgaggttcaGGTCGCGTTCGCATAAAGGAAGAAGGACAGTTGGGTCCTCAGTgcatttgttctacgcgttcgcgtagttgGGGTCGCGATCGCGAGGTGTTGAGTGTGTtgtgcatcgtgttcgcgagagctttctcacgttcgcgtagaagagaTTCCGATCAGTGAAGCAGTGTGCTTCGTGAACGTGAGAGATATGCCGCGTTTGCGATGAAGAAATATCTGGGAAGGcagtttatatttttaaatcgagggtttaagtccaatttcataaaaaccattggagagctcgggagaaggtggaatttgaggagattttcagtggagctattggggtaagtattcttcactcatatttggttaaattccatgatttggtcttgaatttcatcatttaatttgagaaattagagtgaaaattaggtaaaatggaagaaaagtttgagatttcttttggggatttgaatgggcaattgagatCGGATTTTGACGAaattgatatgggtagactcgtgagtgaaagaggattttattgatgtgatttttatcggattccgagacgtagtccgggggccgggtttgagcaattttgtaattttttatgcaaattggatattttcaagtgggctttgttctcttagcatatcttaatagttatgtactgattgtggctagatttggagcatccagaggtcgattcatgagggcaaaggcatcacgggctagagtttggaccggattgaggtaagtaataattgtaaatgttgtcctgagggtttgaaaccccagatttcacatcgttgtgctactttgaggtgatgcacacgctagatgatgagcatgGAGTCATGcatcgttggggattgtgatttggtccatcccgtacgactgttaagtcgcgtatttgatttgaaatcttatgatattccatattttatagattgatattatattttaggttgtatgccatgtttggggccttgtgctgacttgttgagacccttaggggcatttttactattttcctcactctatttgttttgaaagcatatccacAATCatgatttacctgtttattgtttaaacctggttttatcactttaattcttaaaatgtAAAAACGGTTTGGGCTAAGTTCcatgttttactgatggtcccgaatgattgtgaggttgatgacttagatagaccgagggtctgattgtgagggtattgactgagatagacttagggtctgattgtgagggtattgactaagatagaccgagagtctgattgtgaggttaatgactgagatagaccgagggtctgatagTTAGGTTAAtaactgagagaggccgagggcctggttgtgaggattatatatatttggatcgggctacacgccgcatatatatatatatatatatatatgtatatgtatatggatcgggctgcacgatgCAGCGATAtattggatcggactgcacgccgcagtgatatagcacttgggctgtaggagcccctctggagtctgcacacccccagtgagtgcagttgactatatatatggatcgggctgcacgtcgcagcgatatatgggtcgggttgcatgccgcaacgattaTTATATGGTACTCATTGAGTGTGAGTGTGGAGTATGAGCATTgactgatgagagttgagtctcgagtgactgagaggcttgcccgaggagCTGTACacatatatgagtgatgttttgcccgaggggcttgttttgaTGTAACTGCTGTTTTCACTcctttttatactgagcctctgttgaaaatattgaacaaatgtttttaaacaactttcatataAGTTGGAGTTTCTATGAAATATTCGatatttaatcactgatttggcgttgttatttccactaagatttttatgttatgaggtgtttatgattcctgttttgcctaaggggctgtttacgaactatgttttgcccgaggggccgattatggcttTCATCTCTTTTCTTATAacggtattgaacccctactgacactattggaaagcattttcaaatgatttttaccaaaagctggattttaaatgagacaattggctcgtattctgatttgaaagcctgttgtgcttattgagtttatcataaatgtggattcattgtttcctactgctcagtctttatttactcttatacttactgggttggagtactcacattactccctactcctcgtgtgcaaattcaggtatttcggaacccggtagcgggtattgattGCTCAGACACGGAGTCAatagagttagcaaggtggatGCACGACGTTCACAGCACtacttccttcctctcattttcattactgtacttAGTATATTTTTGActgtttttgttgtattcagaccttcgtagatgctcatgactagtgacaccccgatgtcgggcttgtgttattaTTCCGCACTTTACTTTTGAGTTTtattatgagattattggtttataaatggtataaaacaacttttttattggaaaatggttgatttgggagttgtgtcggctggcctagtttcacgatatgcGCCATAACAACAGGgtcggtttttgggtcgtgacactaattGTAGTCAAGAATTCTATTGTTACATGTGTACAATAACCTAGTACAGACTTGTACCATTTCGTACAAACCTTTTCCTTTAATTTATGCCCTGAcccacgtgtccttgagaaatttcCGCTCTTTCTTGAGTGCCCTCGAGATCGCATTATCTTCGATATAGGTCGCGCCAGGTCTTCGATCTGCTTTCTCGAGGTGTGTATCCTCCAACCGGGTCTAACCTCTATCTCGAGTCACCCGGACTCGGACTCATAGCCCAATTTAAGACTTCAAAATTGGGCtccttgattttgaccgtatatagatagtccttgtgtttcttagaatgaaatgatatgaaaTGATTTGGACTCCCGAAGCCCTTAGTGATGATGTCATCCTCGTTATGCCGGCGTTCAAAGTGACTGAAATATCCCATCAGCCCACTTCCTCAAAAACATTGAATGCACGCCAGCGTTCGTCGGCCACTAATGCCACCGAACCGTCGCTGCCCCTCTATAAATATGAGATGTTTTCTCTAAGTAAAAAACTTTACCATTTCTTCAATCCTTTcccatcttcatctctttctttAATTACTCGCTTCCTCCGCCTCTTTAAGCGCCGGAAAACACCAAGATCTTGCCGGAAACACCTCATCCATGTGCACCCACATTCTTTAGCTTACAACCATGGCTAAAACTTCCAAGACATTCCCCAAAAAGGATAAAGCATCATCTTCCTCCACCTCCCGGCCGGCCAAACCGATAGTGCCGCCAACACTTGAGGAAATCACCCCTGGTGATTGCATCATCAAGAAGGGCTTTGGTATCGAGAATCCTCCCGATGTCGAAGGCCGATACGAGCATGTATCCCGATACATTAGCCTGATAACGAAGCAGCTCAccaaggaagtaaagaaggattGTCGGTGGGGAGATGAGGTCGAGGTTCAGATCCTGAGGCCTGATGAAAGCATAACTACCCACAAGGAGGGGTTTtttgagtgtttacacttaccccttcacactagGTCCCCTCAATCTGGTGGTGATCGACTTCTGCAAGACGTACGAAGTCACCCTCAGTCAAATCCACCCTTCTTTTTAGTGTATCGTGATCATGTTGCGGTACTTTTTTGAAAAAGTCGAGGGTTTGGAATTTGCCCTCAGCCACCTGGTTCGGTTGTATCGGCCCTAGTTATTTCGAAGGCTCATCAAGCTGCAACATCGAACAATGAAATCCTTTTTCGCCAACACCGACGAACCCAAAGACCGGGGTTAGATGAGCCGCTTCGTTAGAGTAAGAACTTCGGACATCATCCCCGAGGAAACAATGCCGTTCCCGGAGAAGTGGAACTTTAACCATAAGTGGAGTTCGTAtttcttgtatatattcatattCTTTCATATTCTATAACACTCTTATCTTTCTTTTGGCAGACAATGCTTGGGCGCCTCTAGCGATGCCGGACCTCGAGGATTGGGTCAGAAAGTTAGCTGCCACTTCTTCCTACGATAAGCGCAAGTGGCGCAAATTAATGAAGGGCCAGTGGGAGGCCAAGAACCACGGTAAGTGCCTTTATATAGTTTCAATACTTTCCATACATTTGGCAATATTTTTACTTACTCACGCTTGCCTATGCAGGCCTTGAAGATGCATCCGAGATGAGATCGGCCCCGCCCGGGGCAACAACCAAGCCTTCAAACCCAAAGCCCGAGAAGGACAACAAAGGAAAGAGGGTCTCGAAACACGAAGACCCTCAAGACAAGAAAACCTCCACTCGAAGGCTGCGGAAAAGGTTTGCTCAAACGGGCACAGACTTGGCCCATGACTCCCCGGATGGTGAGGAAAATGATGATGAAGAATAGGCGCTGGTGACTTGAACCAGGAAGCCAGTCGAGGCTGTCGAGCCTTCTGAACTAGAAAACCCATCCCGTGGTGAGGAGGCTCGGAGGGAAGAAACAGGCAAGGCCCTTATGTCCCCGGAGGTTGAGATTGTCTCACCGTCTCCAATGACTATACCGGAGGGGGTAAACACTGAGTCCCCTAATGCTAATGAGAATGCCCCGAGTGAAGAACTCGGGGACGCGACAACAGGTCATTCCCTTTCTTTGTCGACCTATTCCGAGGGGACAATTGAAGAAGCCAACGCTCTGCCTAAGCTCGATCTAAGCAAAGTCATCGAGGATGATCCTTTCTAGGGTTGCTACACTGGGATTGAGGACGCCGATGACTTGAATGATGCGTCTGCTATCTTTGAAGAGGCTCATCATCTCCTTTCTCGGGTAAGTACTCACCTTTAGTTTTTGCAATTTTTTCTTTCGACTGATATGTCTCCATTTCATGTATAGGCCATTTCAAAGTTTAGAGCCGAGCTGAGCCAAAGTGAggccgagcttaagaaagtttCGGGCGAAGAGAAGGCCCTAAGTCTCCTCTGCAGCCAAAAGGAAGAGGAGTTTAAGAATTTCCGTACCGCATTTGCCAAGGCTCAAAAAAGCGAGTCCGAGCTAGACGAGCAGGTAACTGTAATTTTAACAGAGTTAGGCCTTCTTGGCCCTACTTCGGAGGCTAATACTTTGATATCTCAGCTACAGCAAAAGCTAAATATAATTGGGCAGCTCGGGGGTGAGGTAGATCAAGTTCAGTCTGATTGTCACCAGTGGAAAAAGAACATGGATCAACTTGCTGCCGACAAGGAAGCTATTGTGGCCCAGCTAGCCTCGGTTGAAGCTCAGCTTTGAGGTGTTGAAGTGAAGGTTCTGTCTCACGCTAGGAAGATCGAGGGGTTGGAGGCCGAGCTAGATAAAGCCCAGGCCGAAGCTGCACAGGCTAAGGCTGAAGTTGTACAGGCCAGGGATGAAGCTGAGAAGATGTAAGTTGCGGCTGATAAATCCATTGCTATATATATGAGGGAAGCCGTGACCGTCCAAGCTAAGTTAAGGGAGGCCTCCGACCAGGAGAGACGGAGCAATGAATTGGCTAAGTTCCAAGCCCGGAGGGAGAGTCTCGAAGAAATCCATGCCCGAGGGTTCAACCTCACCGGGGAGATAGTCAAAGCAAAGGTGCGGGAAACTGATGCTAGGTTTCTTGTCTCCTCTGATGACGAGGATGTGGTGAGTGGCTCCGGGGACGAGGAAGGTGAAGAAGATGTTCCTGAAGGGGAAGAGACTCCTGAAGATAAAGCCGCTGAAGATGAAGACGACACTCTCGAGGATGTGGCCCCGAAAATAGATTAGGTTCCTTTTTTGTGCAATGGGCCCCTTGTAGGCATTGTAATATGTTTTGTTAATTTCCTTAATGAACATAAATTATCTTTTTGCTCTTTCCTTGATTTGTGTTGACTTTTATTTTGTCcttatttatgaaaaattctGATGATTTAAATACTAAGCTTGAGTATCGGTCTAGACTcgtaataaacccttaggtttttattgCTCAAGATCATACCCCATAAGGTTTAGATGATCTTCGAGCTAAGCTTAAAATTACTTTGATACGAGCACGGAACAATGGGGCCTTTGGGTCCGAGATAAATGAGAACAGAGTCTCAGGTTCTCATAAGCTTTTGGCCCTATATCATTTTTaagctggcccgtaggctcttataTATCGGCTCTTAGGCTCTTTTAAAATTGGCCCTTAGGTTCTTTAAATTGGGCCATTTCGGCCTCTAAAATGGCTATATAATTTTCCCTCATTTCGGCTAAATGACTTAGTGAAATTTTAGTTATGCTTTAGCATGTGTTTctgtacccgttgggtttttcaAAGGCTCGATGTATCGGAACCTTATTAGTCATTTCGTTTGTGTAGacataatcgaatacctcttaaggtttttccgAAGGCTGGTGTTATTGAAGCCTTTGTATTATTCAAGGGCTAATTTATCGAAACCCTTAAATTTTTCGGGGGCTGAATTTATCGAGGCCCCTTAGATTTTGCTTTTGCCgggggtagcctgatttaacaggtttttcaatgtttgaaggcctttaattttatAGCAGAAGTCGAACGTCTCCGAATCGCATTATTTTAGCCGTAGCCTTTACGTGACTGTAGCTTTTAGTATGGTCATAGCCTTCGGGTTTGTCACTTGAACTTATTTTCCGATAACTTTCCGAACTTGTTCAaaaagttagtccccgagtatattggccttggcctttgttttgagggggtgcctctttgaggacTTATGAATCCGAATTTTTAGTGACTCGGATGCATTGACTAtcaatgacagtccccgagtatttcgAGGTGCTTTGGCCCTTGAGCCGCTTCCCGTAGGATTGTAAGTGTAGAGCTCGTATGAGATACAAAGTGCTTTTGATATAACCAGAATGCTTTTTTAAATagttgatacatgcgtacatgttttgccattgGGGCTccactattctatatggacacggttcatttgactgtttggcccattacaaagttctctTATCGAGGCCTTCTTAGGCGCGAAGTATCTTTCTCAAAAATGTAACCTCTGAGGGTGATgacccccagtattcgaggttgattgaaaagaagccttgaatacttgttgaatgTTCCTGaggtagcatataggtgttgcctcgttaaaaaccttgccggtaaaacccatttgggataaactccgatctaagggaaaaagagtgcaatgcatgctttcaaacctaaggtcttcgagctgaAATATGCCTCGATATCTCCTATCGAACATCTTCAAGGAGTTATTTTTAAATACAAATGGAAAAGTGGAGAAGGTCATACCTCAGCAGTAGTATCGCCTAAGCATCGTGCTAAGTTTGTAGGATCTTTTCCCTACGAATCCGACgacacggtacggtccttcccaattaggACCTAGCTTCCCTTCATTTGGGTCCCGGGTATTGagagtgactttccttaggactaagtcctcGACTCCAAAATGTCGAAGGTTCGTCCTTctgttgtaatacctttcgatcctttgTTTTTGTGTGGCCATTCGGATTGACGCGGCCTCACTTTTTTCATCAAGTAGTTCGAGAGAAgtgttcatagcctcgtgatttgagtCCTCGGTGGCGTGCTAAAACCTGATGCTAGGTTCCCCAACTTCGATTGGGATCAATGCTTGGGATCCATGTATACCAAAGAAAATGGGGTCTCCCATGTGCTCGACTTCGAAGTTGTTCGATAAGCCCATAGCACCTCGGACAgcacttctctccatttccccttagcATCACctaaccttttctttaagttttcaatgatggttttgtttgtggactcaGCCTGACCATTTGCACTCGGGTGGTAAGGTGCTGATAgaatccttttgattttatggtccttgaggaattttgttaccttgctgccgatgaaCTGCTTTCCATTGTCACATGCTATTCGGCGGGTAtcccgaaccgacatatgatgtggtcccatatgaagttgatgacttctttttctcttaccttCTCAAAGGCCAGCGCTTctacttattttgagaagtagtcagtcataaacaaaataaatctagctttacctggcgCCGTTGGTagggggccgacgatgtccatcccccatttcatgaatggccacggggataggaccgaatggagttgttcaccaggttgatggatcatcggtgcaaattttTGGAATTTATCACACTTTTAAATGAACTCcttggtatccttttccatggtatcccaatagtaccctgctctgATCACCTTGCGAACCAAAGAGTCTGCACCAGAATGGTTCCCGTAAGTACCCTCGTAGATTTCTCGTAGTACGTAATCAGTATCCCTGGGTCCCAACCACAATGTCAGTGGTCCATCGAAGGTTCTTTTGTACAACGTTCCATTTTTATCGAGTGAGAATCGAGTTGCTTTGGTTCGAAGTGTTCTTGACTCTTTTGGGTCCGCGGGGAGCTTCACATGCTTTAAGTAGTCGacgtacttattcctccaatcccatgtcaAACTTGTTGAATTAATCTCTGCATGGCCTTCTTCGACCACTGGCCTCGACAATTGAACGACAGTCCCCGGGACGATATCCTCTTCTTCAATTGATGATCCCAAgtttgcaagtgcatcggcctcgctattctgttctcgaggtacatggtccagtgtccattccttgaagcggtgcaatgtCATTTGAGGTTTGTCTAAGTACCTTTGCATTCGATCGTCTCGAACCTCGAAGCTTCTGTTGATATGATTTACTATCAAAAGGGAATCACACTTTGCCATGATGACCTCTGCTCCGAGGCCCTTGGCTAGTTCAAGACCTGCAATcgtggcctcatactcggcctcattgttagttaatttagaagttttgatagattgcctaataATATTGCCCGTAGACGGTGCCGAGCCTgaaccctttcacattcgaggcaccgtccATGAATAGGTTCCATACCCCTAATGATGTACCCGTTTTTAGCAAGAGCTCCTTTTCTACTTCGGGATGAGGGTAGGCGCAAAATCGGCCACAAAGTTAGCCAAAACTTGAGACTTGATAGCCGTTTGAGGctgatattcgatatcataccctctaagttcgatggcccatttagCCATCTGCCCGataattcgggcttatgcaaGACATTCCAAAGCGGGTATGTAGTTAGTAAacatataggatgacattgaaaatatggttttaacttcctagatgcacttattaatgcaagagctaacttTTCTAAATGTGGATAcctggtttcagcatctcctagggTGCGACTCACATAATAGacaggaaattgcataccttgctcttctcgaaccaaCATGCCACTTACCGCTACCTCGGACACGGATAGATACAAGTAGAGTGTTTCATCCTCCTTTGGAGTATATAGCAAGAGTGGGCTCGAGAGATACCACTTTAATTCTTTCAAGGCTTGTTGGCACTCCGGAGTCCATgcgaagttgttcttctttttgagtagGGAAAAAGAAGTGATGGCTCCGATCTGAAGACCTCAAGATAAACCAACCTAGGGCAGTTATTCGTCCGGTCAGCCGTTGTATGACTTTTACATTGTTCACCACGGTGATTTCCTCAATGGCTTTGAtgttatcggggttgatctcgataccTCTGTTCGATACCACGAAGCCCAAGAACTTGCCCGAGCCGACTCCAaaagcacatttctcggggttgagcttcatgttgtactttcttagaATGTCGAATGTTACCTGCAAATTGGtaaaatggtcctctgcgcgtagggacttaactagcatgtcatcaatataaacttccatggacttgcctatttgatgttcgaacatcttattaactcgGCGTTGATATGTGGCTCCTGCATTCTTTAGCCCAAaaaggcattacattataacaatacataccatacttcgtgatgaatgaagttttttcccgATCCTtcgggttcatttgaatttggttgtacccggagtaggcatcgagaaaggtaggATCTTGTGGCCAACTGTATCATCGATCAAACGATCGATGTTGGACAAtgggaaagaatctttagggcatgctttgtttaaatctttgtagtctacacacattctaagtttattcccctttttaggtactaccactacgttagctagtCATTCGGGATCTTTTACTTCCCtgatggatcctattttgagaagtttggttacctcttctttgatgaatgcatgctttacctcggactgaggtTTCCTCTTTTGCTTTACCGATTTAAATCTAGGATtgacacttagtcgatgggtagttatctccggtgggatacctgtcatatctaagtgggaccaagagAAGCAATCAATATTATGTATGAGAAACTGAATgggttttttcctgagtttgggggttAACCCCGTCCCCAGGCATACCTTTCGTTCTGGAAGATGTTTGATCACTATGACCTGCTCGAGTTCTTCGACCATGGACTTCGTCGCATCCCACTCCTCGGGGGCAAAGAAGGTTTGGGGGATGAGGAAATCTTCTTCTTCGTCCTTAGCCACCTGTTCATCGAGCACCTGTCCCTCAGGCTCAACCGAGGGCACGGGctatgattgctatttggccacTTGTTCGTCCTTCGATTTTTTCCATGTGGATGGTGTCGATACTGGTGCCAAGTCATGCACTACAAACATCTCCTTAGCTGCATGTTGCTCTCTATATATTGTTTTCACGCCATCCTTCGTTGGAAACTTCTTCATCTGATGAAGGGTCGATGGCACCGCCCTCATGCTATGGATCCATAGCCTTCTAAGCaaagcattatacctcatgtcaccttcgatgacatgaaatttggtgTCTTGTATGGTTCCAAACATGTTgactgggaggatgatttctcccttCGTTATTTTGCTTTCCATGTTAAAGCCATTCAAGACCCGAGATGTCGGTATGATTTgatcgagcagtccgagctgctccacgacccttgacctgattatatttgccaaactacctggatccatgagaacacgtttaacttgaactttatttaaaaggatagaaattaccagtgcatcgttgtgaggtTGAGATAAAACCTTGATGTCTtcctcgctgaatgtgagggtgtcCTTGGGCACGTAATCCCGAGTTCGTTTCTCCCTTGTGATGGATACCTTGGTACATTTGAATACATGTTCCTATGGGATATCGACTCCGCtgatgatcatgtgaatgacgTGTTGAGGTTCTTCAGGTTCATTCTTTCTACCTGCATCTCTTtccctgaagtgattcttagcccgatcactcaggaattctcgaaggtggccctcattGAATAACCTAGCCACTTCCTCCCTTAGCTGCCTGCAATCCTCCGTTCTATGACCAtgcgtgccatgatacttgcacattaaGTTCGGGTTCCTTTGGGAGGTATCGGTCTGTATTCCTTGGGCCACTTAGTATCTTTGTTTCTCCCAATAGCTGAGACGATCCCTGATGCAtctatgttgaagttgtattctgataatcgGGGGACCTCGGCAGGGTCGGCGTGCTTATCGAACTCGTTCTTGATCATGAGCCCTTATGAACCTTGTCCCCGGTCACTTTTTCGATTGCTCCGAGAGGTGTTGTGACTCGGGCCATTGTTCCTTCGATCGGCATATGGTTGATACCATTCTTTGTTGAATCTTAATCCCCGGTTTATGTCCCTCAGGGGCTTGGCTGCAAATCTATTATGATGATTACTAGTCATCCTATACCCTAATTTTTTTGCTGATAATGATTGTGCACATCCAACCATGTCACAACTGGATATTTAATCAAGTTCCGCTTCAGCTATCTAGATGCAATCGAGCttct contains:
- the LOC138885351 gene encoding uncharacterized protein, whose amino-acid sequence is MTLHRFKEWTLDHVPREQNSEADALANLGSSIEEEDIVPGTVVQLSRPVVEEGHAEINSTSLTWDWRNKYVDYLKHVKLPADPKESRTLRTKATRFSLDKNGTLYKRTFDGPLTLWLGPRDTDYVLREIYEGTYGNHSGADSLVRKVIRAGYYWDTMEKDTKEFI